In one window of Scyliorhinus canicula chromosome 17, sScyCan1.1, whole genome shotgun sequence DNA:
- the fundc2 gene encoding FUN14 domain-containing protein 2, which translates to MAEAKDQGNDDGQFEVLDLAEYAKRQRWWSRFFGRNSGPIAEKYTVATQLMIGGASGWCAGFLFQKVGKLAATAVGGGFFLLQIANHTGYITVDWKRVERDVNKAKKQLKIGKNKVTPEVHGAIDEVTVFVKKNIVLTGGFVGGFLLGLAS; encoded by the exons ATGGCGGAGGCGAAAG ACCAGGGCAATGATGATGGTCAGTTTGAGGTGTTGGATTTAGCTGAATATGCCAAACGACAAAGGTGGTGGAGCCGATTCTTTGGAAGAAACTCTGGGCCAATTGCTGAGAAATATACAGTAGCAACACAGCTGATGATTGGAGGAGCCAGTGGTTG GTGTGCAGGATTCCTGTTTCAGAAGGTTGGAAAATTAGCTGCAACAGCAGTCGGTGGAGGCTTCTTCCTGCTCCAG attgcaaaccacACAGGATATATCACTGTTGACTGGAAGCGAGTGGAGAGGGATGTGAACAAGGCAAAGAAACAGTTGAAAATTGGCAAGAATAAGGTTACTCCAGAAGTACATGGTGCAATTGATGAG GTGACTGTGTTTGTTAAGAAGAATATTGTCCTCACTGGGGGTTTTGTCGGTGGGTTCCTACTTGGACTTGCCTCATGA